One Granulicella sp. 5B5 DNA window includes the following coding sequences:
- the araA gene encoding L-arabinose isomerase, translated as MLNFDTLELWFVTGSQHLYGPETLIQVAEHSQKIAASLTAGTSIPFKVVFKPVLTTPDEIRALCREANNSPHCIGLILWMHTFSPAKMWIAGLQSLQKPFLHLHTQFNKQLPWSTIDMDFMNLNQAAHGDREFGFITARLKLPRKVVVGFWQDSDTIAEIAAWSRAAVGWHESQNLKVARFGDNMREVAVTEGNKVSAEIALGYSVNGYGVGDLVARMNQFTDADIDKLVAEYRDTYSIAKEHDRPASLRTAAKIELGLRAFLEEGGFGAFTDTFQDLHGLDQLPGIATQRLMASGYGFGGEGDWKTAALVRTMKVMAQGLPGGTSFMEDYTYDFSGTPKVLGSHMLEICPSIATEKAAVEVHPLGIGGKDDPVRLVFTCPSGPAVNASLVDMGDRFRLLVNLVDVIQPEQPLPKLPVARAVWVPQPSLKIAAAAWIYAGGAHHTCLSQALTLEHLEDFAEIANLELIVIDNDTKLRDPRQQLR; from the coding sequence ATGCTCAACTTCGACACCCTCGAACTCTGGTTCGTCACCGGCAGCCAGCACCTCTACGGCCCCGAGACCCTCATCCAGGTCGCCGAGCACTCGCAAAAAATCGCCGCCTCGCTCACCGCCGGCACCTCGATCCCCTTCAAAGTCGTCTTCAAGCCCGTACTCACCACGCCCGACGAGATCCGCGCCCTCTGCCGCGAGGCCAACAACTCCCCCCACTGCATCGGCCTCATCCTCTGGATGCACACCTTCTCCCCCGCGAAGATGTGGATCGCCGGCCTGCAGTCTCTGCAGAAGCCCTTCCTCCATCTGCACACGCAGTTCAACAAGCAGCTCCCCTGGTCCACCATCGACATGGACTTCATGAACCTCAACCAGGCCGCGCACGGCGACCGCGAGTTCGGCTTCATCACCGCGCGCCTCAAGCTTCCGCGCAAGGTCGTCGTCGGCTTCTGGCAGGACTCCGACACCATCGCCGAGATCGCCGCCTGGTCCCGCGCCGCCGTCGGTTGGCATGAGTCGCAAAACCTCAAGGTCGCCCGCTTCGGCGACAACATGCGCGAGGTCGCCGTCACCGAAGGCAACAAAGTCTCAGCAGAAATCGCCCTCGGCTACAGCGTCAACGGCTACGGCGTCGGCGACCTCGTCGCCCGCATGAACCAGTTCACCGACGCCGACATCGACAAACTCGTCGCCGAGTACCGCGACACCTACTCCATCGCCAAAGAGCACGACCGCCCCGCCTCGCTCCGCACCGCCGCAAAGATCGAGCTTGGCCTCCGCGCCTTCCTCGAGGAGGGCGGCTTCGGCGCCTTCACCGATACCTTCCAGGACCTCCACGGCCTCGACCAGCTCCCCGGCATCGCCACCCAGCGCCTCATGGCCTCCGGCTACGGCTTCGGCGGCGAAGGCGACTGGAAGACCGCAGCCCTCGTCCGCACCATGAAGGTCATGGCGCAAGGCCTGCCCGGCGGCACCTCCTTCATGGAGGACTACACCTACGACTTCTCCGGCACGCCGAAAGTCCTCGGCTCGCACATGCTCGAAATCTGCCCCAGCATCGCCACCGAAAAAGCTGCCGTCGAAGTCCACCCCCTCGGCATCGGCGGCAAGGACGATCCCGTCCGCCTCGTCTTCACCTGTCCCAGCGGTCCCGCCGTCAACGCCTCACTCGTCGACATGGGCGACCGCTTCCGCCTCCTCGTCAACCTCGTCGACGTCATCCAGCCCGAGCAGCCGCTGCCCAAACTCCCCGTAGCCCGCGCCGTCTGGGTGCCACAACCGAGTCTCAAGATCGCAGCCGCCGCATGGATCTACGCCGGCGGAGCCCACCACACCTGCCTCAGCCAGGCCCTCACACTCGAACACCTCGAAGACTTCGCTGAGATCGCCAACCTCGAACTCATCGTCATCGACAACGACACCAAACTCCGCGACCCCCGCCAGCAACTCCGATAA
- a CDS encoding L-ribulose-5-phosphate 4-epimerase, with the protein MLLPSLREQVLEANLELVRRGLVLYTFGNASGIDREQGLVVIKPSGVDYDDLRPEHMVVTDLHGKIVEGALNPSSDLDTHTLLYREFPTIGAVVHTHSEFATSFAQAGLPIPSLGTTHADYFYGPVPCSPPLTDEAIAGRYVHETGLAIVSRFKATDGTFLIDPLAVPACLVAGHAPFAWGKTAHDAAHNAVVLEAIARMAYRTLTLPGNSLQVAQSLLDRHYFRKHGANATYGQK; encoded by the coding sequence ATGCTTCTCCCCTCTCTCCGCGAACAGGTCCTCGAAGCCAACCTCGAGCTCGTCCGCCGCGGCCTCGTCCTCTACACCTTCGGCAACGCCTCCGGCATCGACCGCGAGCAGGGCCTCGTCGTCATCAAGCCCTCCGGCGTCGACTACGACGACCTCCGCCCCGAGCACATGGTCGTCACCGATCTCCACGGCAAAATCGTCGAAGGCGCACTCAACCCGTCCTCCGACCTCGACACCCACACGCTCCTCTACCGCGAGTTCCCCACCATCGGCGCCGTCGTCCACACCCACTCCGAGTTCGCCACCAGCTTCGCCCAGGCTGGCCTTCCCATCCCATCTCTCGGCACCACCCACGCCGACTACTTCTACGGCCCCGTCCCCTGCTCACCACCACTCACCGACGAAGCCATCGCAGGCCGTTACGTCCACGAAACCGGCCTCGCCATCGTCTCCCGCTTCAAAGCGACAGACGGCACCTTCCTCATCGACCCCCTCGCCGTCCCCGCCTGCTTAGTCGCAGGCCACGCCCCCTTCGCCTGGGGCAAAACCGCGCACGACGCCGCCCACAACGCCGTCGTCCTAGAAGCCATAGCCCGCATGGCCTACCGCACCCTCACCCTACCCGGCAACTCCTTGCAGGTCGCCCAATCTCTCCTCGACCGCCACTACTTCCGCAAGCACGGCGCCAACGCCACCTACGGCCAAAAATAA
- a CDS encoding alpha-L-fucosidase, which produces MKRRGFLYGVAAGVVASRAGAWTGALGEYKGVVRALPSAKERAWQDLEVGMFVHFAPNTWQDVESDNLSTPLSEIDPKNLSTDQWAQTAVALGARYIVFVAKHQGGFCMWQTKTTEYSIRNTPWKDGKGDVLREVEASCRKYGLKLGVYVCPRDDHFGAGTGGVCKTLELQAKYDAMYREQLTEVFTRYGELVEIWFDGSTVTPVGDLLAKYQPGAMVFQGPQATIRWVGNEDGFAPYPCWNGIDAAEAKSGTATALDSDPNGSVWLPSEVDVSIRRPNWFWSTKNANKVLTLDQLMSIYYRSVGRGAQLLLNIPANREGLLSDPDCRVAAAFGAEVKRRFGSPVGMRSGKGESIELKLAKPMRIDTVVLQEEIALGERVRGYRLEARTGGSWKEIGAGSAIGHKRIQPVESQVVDAVRLVVTEAAAAPMIRTLAVFDTVVAPPADWDAVSSLWSANLVGKWAAGSFSLDLTKAVHAATEYLLRFHPVAGAVTGLRDVMLQIGEASNPALVKRVPGRSDELLLDITGLDKTIRVSGKVEGAESGSVTLERR; this is translated from the coding sequence ATGAAGCGACGCGGGTTTTTATATGGAGTGGCGGCGGGAGTGGTTGCGTCTCGTGCGGGGGCATGGACGGGCGCTCTGGGTGAGTACAAGGGCGTGGTGCGGGCGCTGCCTTCGGCTAAGGAGCGCGCGTGGCAGGACCTTGAAGTGGGGATGTTCGTCCACTTTGCGCCGAACACGTGGCAGGATGTGGAGTCGGATAACTTGTCGACGCCGCTGAGTGAGATTGATCCGAAGAACTTGAGCACGGACCAGTGGGCGCAGACGGCGGTGGCGCTGGGGGCTCGGTACATCGTGTTTGTGGCGAAGCACCAGGGCGGGTTCTGCATGTGGCAGACGAAGACGACGGAGTACAGCATTCGCAATACGCCCTGGAAAGATGGCAAGGGCGATGTGCTGCGCGAGGTGGAGGCTTCGTGCAGGAAGTATGGGTTGAAGCTGGGGGTGTATGTGTGTCCGCGGGACGATCACTTTGGCGCGGGGACTGGTGGGGTGTGCAAGACGCTGGAGCTGCAGGCGAAGTATGACGCGATGTATCGCGAGCAGCTGACGGAGGTGTTTACTCGGTATGGCGAGTTGGTGGAGATATGGTTCGATGGGTCGACGGTGACGCCGGTGGGCGATCTGCTGGCGAAGTATCAGCCGGGGGCGATGGTGTTTCAGGGGCCGCAGGCGACGATTCGGTGGGTGGGGAATGAGGATGGGTTCGCGCCGTATCCGTGCTGGAACGGGATTGATGCGGCGGAGGCGAAGAGTGGGACGGCGACGGCGCTGGACAGCGATCCGAATGGAAGCGTGTGGCTGCCGAGCGAGGTGGATGTTTCGATTCGGCGGCCAAACTGGTTCTGGAGTACGAAGAACGCGAACAAGGTGTTGACGCTGGATCAGTTGATGTCGATCTACTACCGAAGTGTGGGGCGTGGGGCGCAGTTGCTGCTGAACATTCCGGCGAACCGCGAGGGGTTGTTGTCTGATCCGGATTGCCGTGTGGCTGCGGCGTTTGGTGCTGAGGTGAAGCGGCGGTTTGGTTCGCCTGTGGGGATGAGGAGTGGCAAGGGCGAGTCGATCGAGTTGAAGCTGGCGAAGCCGATGCGGATTGATACGGTGGTGTTGCAGGAGGAGATTGCGCTGGGGGAGCGGGTGCGGGGGTATCGGCTGGAGGCGCGTACTGGTGGTAGCTGGAAGGAGATTGGGGCGGGGTCGGCGATTGGGCATAAGCGGATTCAGCCGGTGGAGTCGCAGGTTGTGGATGCTGTGCGGCTGGTGGTGACGGAGGCTGCTGCTGCGCCGATGATTCGGACGCTCGCGGTTTTTGATACGGTTGTTGCGCCGCCGGCGGATTGGGATGCGGTGTCTTCGTTGTGGTCGGCGAACCTGGTGGGGAAGTGGGCTGCGGGGAGCTTTTCGCTGGACCTGACGAAGGCTGTCCATGCCGCGACGGAGTATTTGCTGCGGTTTCATCCGGTGGCGGGTGCTGTGACGGGCTTGCGTGATGTGATGCTGCAGATTGGAGAGGCTTCGAATCCTGCGCTGGTGAAGCGCGTGCCGGGGCGTAGCGATGAACTGCTGCTGGATATTACGGGGCTGGATAAGACGATCCGTGTGAGCGGGAAGGTCGAGGGTGCGGAGAGCGGGTCGGTGACGCTGGAGCGGCGGTAG
- a CDS encoding glycoside hydrolase family 125 protein: MISRMQWSRRGVLKVMGAASAGMLVGGRADAQTIAEPVGQALSQATTIAAVPWGERRPKVGDRKFRSAAVEAQIARVSAKTGDKEMARLFANCYPNTLDTTVEPGTWEGKPDTAVVTGDIAAMWLRDSSAQVWPYLPLLKEDDALRGLVEGVIRRQTRCLLIDTYANAFMADLNAKPLPWSVDDKTEMKQGVGERKYELDSLCYPIRLAHGYWKQSGDVKPFDAAWQKAMTLVVQTMRVQQRKDGVGPYHFQRTSPIATETLPGNGYGNPVRPVGLIASGFRPSDDACVFPFLVPSNLFAVTSLRQLAVMAHAVLKDAELAREAESLAGEVEGALKQYAVVKVEQGTGVETIWAYEVDGFGSQLLMDDANVPSLLGLPYLESSLDAALYARTRAFVWSARNPWFFKGTAGEGVGGPHEGKDMIWPMSQMVYALTSQSSAEIGHALAMLKASSAGTGFMHESYDRNDVKKFTRPWFAWANTLFGELIVKTVATRPELLAKVGA; the protein is encoded by the coding sequence ATGATATCGAGAATGCAGTGGAGCCGGCGAGGGGTGTTGAAGGTGATGGGTGCGGCATCGGCTGGGATGCTGGTGGGCGGGCGCGCGGATGCGCAGACGATTGCGGAGCCAGTGGGGCAGGCGCTGAGCCAGGCGACGACGATTGCTGCTGTGCCGTGGGGCGAGAGACGGCCGAAGGTGGGCGATAGGAAGTTCAGGAGCGCAGCGGTGGAGGCTCAGATTGCCCGGGTGAGCGCGAAGACCGGCGACAAGGAGATGGCGAGGCTGTTTGCGAACTGCTATCCGAATACGCTGGACACGACGGTGGAGCCGGGGACGTGGGAGGGCAAGCCGGATACGGCGGTGGTGACGGGAGACATTGCGGCGATGTGGCTGCGGGACTCGTCGGCGCAGGTGTGGCCTTACCTGCCACTGCTGAAGGAGGATGACGCGCTGCGCGGGCTGGTGGAAGGCGTGATCCGGAGGCAGACGCGGTGTCTGCTGATCGACACGTATGCGAATGCGTTTATGGCGGACCTGAACGCGAAGCCGCTGCCGTGGAGCGTGGACGACAAGACGGAGATGAAGCAGGGCGTCGGCGAGCGGAAGTATGAGCTGGATTCGCTGTGCTATCCGATACGGCTGGCGCATGGGTACTGGAAGCAGAGCGGCGATGTAAAGCCGTTCGATGCGGCTTGGCAGAAGGCGATGACGCTGGTGGTGCAGACGATGCGCGTGCAGCAGAGGAAGGATGGCGTGGGGCCGTATCACTTTCAGCGGACGTCGCCGATCGCGACGGAGACGCTGCCGGGGAACGGCTATGGGAACCCGGTGAGGCCGGTGGGGCTGATCGCTTCGGGGTTTCGGCCGTCGGATGATGCTTGTGTGTTTCCGTTTCTGGTGCCTTCGAATTTGTTTGCGGTGACGTCGTTGCGGCAGCTGGCGGTGATGGCCCATGCGGTGCTGAAGGATGCGGAGCTGGCGCGTGAGGCGGAGTCGCTGGCTGGTGAGGTTGAGGGCGCGCTGAAGCAGTACGCGGTGGTGAAGGTCGAGCAGGGAACGGGCGTGGAAACTATTTGGGCGTATGAGGTGGATGGCTTTGGGAGCCAGTTGCTGATGGACGATGCGAATGTGCCGAGTTTGCTGGGACTGCCGTATCTGGAGAGCTCGTTGGATGCGGCGCTGTATGCACGGACACGGGCGTTTGTGTGGAGCGCGAGGAACCCGTGGTTCTTCAAGGGGACGGCGGGTGAGGGCGTCGGTGGACCGCATGAGGGGAAGGACATGATCTGGCCGATGTCGCAGATGGTGTATGCGCTGACTAGCCAGTCGAGCGCGGAGATTGGGCATGCGCTGGCGATGCTGAAGGCTTCGAGCGCAGGGACCGGGTTTATGCACGAGAGCTACGACAGGAACGATGTGAAGAAGTTTACGCGGCCTTGGTTTGCTTGGGCGAATACGCTGTTCGGTGAGTTGATTGTGAAGACGGTGGCGACGCGTCCAGAGCTGCTGGCGAAGGTGGGTGCATGA
- a CDS encoding GH92 family glycosyl hydrolase yields the protein MISRRSFLQRSAGAAAASCLPASALALNAPTDSADDPIRYVDPRIGTGGHGHCFPGAAVPFGACQLSPDTFDDGWDWCSGYHISDTSIMGFSHTHLSGTGCGDLLDFLVMPGTGPAKIVPGTRENPDTGYRSRFDHADETMVPGYYSVLLKDTGIHAELTATERCGLHRYTFPESKQAWIVLDLQHCYGGVKNVNSAELSRPAPDTLAGGRITSAWGGNRHVYFTLQVSKTPDRIVFYQDDQECAAPITQTTGNNLKCVLHFTTHAQELISVRTGISSVSAENAAKNLAAEIPNWDFDAVRNNAHELWRKQIGKIHVTTANLAHKKIFYTGLYHMSLGPCLFDDVDGRYRGMDAEIHQLPTGHHNYTTFSCWDTYRAAHPAYTLFEPERVPDFANTLIRMAQQSTAGMPVWPLQGTETGTMTGYHSAAIISEAIHKGFPGIDTESAYKCMMERAMVDDYRGLNYYRKMHYIPADLEDESVSKTFEYCYDDWAIAHVAKLLGHADVAAMLRERSTNYRNYFDPSTQFMRPKLADGSFTSPFNPIDLGHTTKYRDYTESNAWQTTFATQHDPAGLIALFGGRQPFLKKLDLLFTVPSTLPANAPPDIAGLVGQYAHGNEPSHHIAYLYVYAGAPYKTQARVRSLMETMYRPLPDGIEGNEDVGQMSAWYILSALGFYSVDPVSGNYILGSPLFENAKVDLGNGHTLTIEVQRKDPAHAFIQSFAIDGKPQQRAWFNHSEIANGATLSFVMGPDPNLHFATSESSVPPSLTL from the coding sequence ATGATCTCTCGCAGAAGCTTCCTGCAACGTTCCGCCGGCGCCGCCGCCGCATCCTGTCTCCCCGCCTCTGCGCTCGCTCTCAACGCGCCCACAGACTCTGCCGACGACCCCATCCGCTACGTCGACCCCCGCATCGGCACCGGCGGCCACGGCCACTGCTTCCCCGGCGCGGCTGTCCCCTTCGGCGCCTGCCAGCTCTCGCCCGACACCTTCGACGACGGCTGGGACTGGTGTTCCGGCTATCACATCTCCGACACCTCCATCATGGGCTTCTCCCACACCCATCTCTCCGGCACCGGCTGCGGAGACCTCCTCGACTTCCTCGTCATGCCCGGCACCGGCCCCGCCAAAATCGTCCCCGGCACCCGCGAAAACCCCGACACCGGCTATCGCTCCCGCTTCGACCACGCCGACGAGACCATGGTTCCCGGCTACTACTCCGTCCTCCTCAAAGACACCGGTATCCACGCCGAGCTCACCGCCACCGAACGCTGCGGACTCCACCGCTACACCTTCCCCGAAAGCAAGCAGGCCTGGATCGTCCTCGACCTCCAGCACTGCTACGGTGGCGTCAAGAACGTGAACTCCGCCGAGCTCTCTCGCCCCGCACCGGACACCCTCGCCGGCGGCCGCATCACCTCCGCCTGGGGTGGCAACCGCCACGTCTACTTCACCCTTCAGGTCTCCAAAACGCCCGACCGCATCGTCTTCTATCAGGACGACCAGGAGTGCGCCGCGCCCATCACGCAAACCACCGGCAACAACCTCAAGTGTGTCCTGCACTTCACCACGCACGCGCAGGAGCTCATCTCCGTCCGCACCGGCATCTCCTCCGTCAGCGCCGAAAACGCCGCCAAGAACCTCGCCGCCGAGATCCCCAACTGGGACTTCGACGCCGTCCGCAACAACGCACACGAGCTCTGGCGCAAACAGATCGGCAAGATCCACGTCACCACCGCCAACCTCGCGCACAAGAAGATCTTCTACACCGGCCTCTACCATATGTCCCTCGGCCCCTGCCTCTTCGACGACGTCGACGGCCGCTACCGTGGCATGGACGCCGAGATCCATCAGCTCCCTACCGGCCACCACAACTACACCACCTTCTCCTGCTGGGACACCTACCGCGCTGCGCACCCCGCTTACACCCTCTTCGAACCCGAGCGCGTCCCTGACTTCGCCAACACCCTCATCCGCATGGCCCAGCAGAGCACCGCGGGCATGCCCGTCTGGCCGCTCCAGGGCACCGAGACCGGCACCATGACCGGCTACCACTCCGCTGCCATCATCTCCGAGGCCATCCACAAAGGCTTCCCCGGCATCGACACCGAATCCGCCTATAAGTGCATGATGGAGCGCGCCATGGTCGACGACTACCGCGGCCTCAACTACTACCGCAAGATGCACTACATCCCCGCCGATCTCGAAGACGAGTCCGTCTCCAAGACCTTCGAGTACTGCTACGACGACTGGGCCATCGCCCACGTCGCCAAACTCCTCGGCCACGCCGACGTCGCGGCCATGCTCCGCGAGCGCTCTACCAACTACCGCAACTACTTCGACCCCTCCACGCAGTTCATGCGTCCCAAGCTCGCCGATGGCAGCTTCACCTCACCCTTCAACCCCATCGACCTCGGCCACACCACCAAGTACCGCGACTACACCGAGTCCAACGCCTGGCAGACCACCTTCGCCACGCAGCACGACCCCGCCGGCCTCATCGCGCTCTTCGGTGGCCGCCAGCCCTTCCTCAAAAAGCTCGACCTCCTCTTCACCGTCCCTTCCACACTGCCCGCCAACGCACCGCCGGACATCGCGGGCCTCGTCGGCCAGTACGCCCACGGCAACGAGCCCTCGCACCACATCGCCTACCTCTACGTCTACGCCGGCGCACCCTACAAAACCCAGGCCCGCGTCCGCTCCCTCATGGAGACCATGTACCGCCCGCTCCCCGACGGCATCGAGGGCAACGAAGATGTCGGTCAGATGTCCGCCTGGTACATCCTCTCCGCGCTCGGCTTCTACTCCGTCGACCCCGTCAGCGGCAACTACATCCTCGGCTCGCCACTCTTTGAAAACGCCAAAGTCGATCTCGGCAACGGCCACACGCTCACCATCGAAGTCCAACGCAAAGACCCCGCTCATGCCTTCATCCAGTCCTTTGCTATTGATGGCAAACCCCAACAGCGCGCATGGTTTAACCACTCCGAGATCGCCAACGGCGCCACACTCAGCTTCGTGATGGGCCCCGACCCTAACCTCCACTTTGCCACATCCGAATCCAGCGTCCCCCCTTCCCTCACGCTGTAG